The sequence below is a genomic window from Cicer arietinum cultivar CDC Frontier isolate Library 1 chromosome 6, Cicar.CDCFrontier_v2.0, whole genome shotgun sequence.
atcaaatttGGAGGATAAATCAATTCTACTTAATAACATCCTaacatgtcaaaatcaattttacactcTTAAGGTCAATTTTGTTTCCTGCAAAAGTGGATCCAAACATAcacttgtaaaaataaaaaattaagtaggAGATTAAGTTATTAACTTGAGTGTAAATCATTGATTTGGTCCTTTAGGTGAGTCTGTCAATTTGAACactaaaattgacaaaattacaTAATATTATCGAAATTGAACATCTTTGATCACAATTTAGTCATTTTAGATCGGTCAATTTTGTCATAAATTAGTTGAGAGGGACTAATGTGATAGAAAGTTTTCATTTCTAGGAATCATTTTGTAATTTAGTTAACTTGTGAGACGAAATTGTCTGACCAATAATTTCAGGAACTGAAATGGTGATTGGCTCATGTAGTTTATGATAATCTATAATTTAGCTACATTCGttctaaataaaaatctattaaattaCAATGGATTGGGTGCAAGCTGAAACAATATTTGCTTAGAATGTACTTACTTTTTTTTACCAAACTCCGAATTAGTCATGGTTCCTTTTCCGTAGATACTAACGGGTTAGAGACGAAAACATATTACAGAAAATTATTTGGAATGACTTTCATAcccttctttcttttatttcttgtgTTAAACTCTCCATCTAAACACATTGTTTGGAGCTCGTAGTTAACAACCTCTATAGCAGTGACATTTCAGATCGAAGACATGTTTCGGTGTCCGACACCAGCACATTGGTTACagttaattaattcatttttcttaaattattaccgTTGTCAATGTGTCAGCGTCATCGTTGTTTCCGGTGTCCATGTTAGTATCCATGCTTCATAGCTAACAACCCTATCGGCTGAGGGGATGAGAAAGCGAAGTAAGCTGATGAACAACTAAGAAATGATGTTTCATATGATGTTTGCTTGTTTATTTATTGATCTGTGGTAGTGTTTGGTTTTAGGTATATGCTCCTGCTATCCATGAGAAAAGGAGATTGAAGAATGGTTCCTACTCCGTTAAACCAAAGCCTCTTTTCCCGGGTTGTATTTTTCTGAGATGTGCGTTGAACAAACCACTGCATGATTACATAAGAGAGTATGATGGTGTTGGTGGCTTTATTGGATCCAAGGTTGGAAATACGTAAGCGCTTACAACTTGTGTTTAATGCATTACCAATTTTTTGCCAGTTACATCCTTTTCCATTTATAGTTATACCGAAAAATTAGATCATGTTCACTATACCATCttcatcaatttttcaaataaagtaatgaaATGTGGATAGTTTTGAAAGTCAGCAACATATTTATAACCAAGGTTATTTAATGTTGAAGGGAGCCTTGGCGCAACGGTTGAAATTGTTACCTTGGTGACTAGGAGGTTACAAGTTTGAGTTGTTAAACTTTCTTGCAAATGCAGCATAAGTCTGCCAACTATTGTTTCAGAATAAGAATCTACATGCCATTATATTATCTGAGAACTTGATCACAATGATATAAAAAGTTTGAACCTTGTTTCgataaataacttaattaaatgCATATAACATAAGAGCTTATCATATAAGTGTTTATTTATAAGATACTTCtataacaaaatcaaaaatgaagtcaaactgTTTGCGTATAAGCTATCTTGTagagcttatgaaaataagctaaaaacaacttatagacATATCATAAGTTGTTTCCATAAGCTCTCTCTCAAAAAGTACCAAAAGTGTTGATGTCAGTAGATAAGTTCTAATAAGACAATCCAAATAGGCCCTTAGTTCAAGTTGTCTTCTAGATTTTGTTGCCTATTCCTGTAAATCTTTTTTAGACAGTGAGAAGTTCTAACATTAAAGAAACTATCTAATGTCTCAAATGTATACTTTCTCCTTTTCAGCCTAAGTTGAAGCTTCCAATTGTTTTATCATTTGCAGAAAAAGACAGATTAATAAACCAAGGCCAGTATCTGAGGAAGATATGGAAGCAATCTTCAGACAGGCAAAAGAACAACAAGAAAATGCCGACAAACTATttgaggaagaagagaaaaatgcTGTCCTAAACTCTGGGAAATCCAATAAAGAGTTAGAACTAGATGTTTCAAAAACCATTGTCGATTCTAAGCCTAAAAGGGGTTCGAGAAAAACATCTATCCAGGCCACAGTCACAGAAGCTACACCTTCTAAACCGGATTATAAACTTCTTGTTGCGGGTTCCACTGTTCGTATTATATCTGGATCGTTTTCAGGGTTTGCAGGTACCCTCAAGAAGCTGAATCGCAGATCCAAAATGGTGAGCTTTTCTCCTTCACAAGAATAACTTGACTAAATATTATCGTTCTATAAGAAATGTGAGAGTTTAAGGACTTTGCACTGATAATgtaaaacatttttacataTTCATCCAATTAGATTTCACCATGATACCATTTTGTCGAATCattttctgaaatattttaatagacATCTATACTGTGAAATCTGATTGGATGATTGGGTAAGAAGGTTATATATTATCGGTGTGTAATTTTTAAACTTAGAAGATTATACAAGTCTTTTGTGATTGGAATTGCTGATTTGTCTAAAATGGGTTGGTCACGTGGACCGGTTGGCCCACAAGTGAGCGTCATTCCTAATTACATCCGATCCAATAGACTACTTGGATCTATAATAGGTTTGGTTCTCAATCAGACCGGTCGGTCCAAGTCCAATAACACAACACTGACCACAAATTTTATATGTCCTTCTAGTTTctttattaactcatttaaccTTTCTTGGCGCAGGCAACGGTGCATTTAACCATATTCGGGAAAGAGAACATAGTAGACCTAGATGTTAGTGAAATTGCTCCAGAGACTAATGAATCCCTTTAGGTTCTCTCCCCTCACCTGATGGTATGTTTCACTCTGAAAATAAAACTTTCAAGAGTTGATCTTTCGAGTTTTTCCACTTGTCGACAAAGTCCCTTTtcttaaagaaaatttaatgatttttttacctAGTGCATAGTTGTATATTATGAACATGTACTTGTGCTTAATTTCCAAAAATGAAATATGAGATGTTTATAGACTGAGCCTAAAATTTGAAAGGGGTTTGTTGCATTATGCTGTTGTTAATGCACATTTCTTGACATAATGAATATCTCattcaaagttttaaaaaacACTTCCAACCACAATTGTGACTACACTGTTTTTTTTATGTCTGTGCAATCGCACAATCGCGATTGTATCGATTTTTCGAAATACCAATAATTGCAATGTGACTGATTTCAAAGCTTGCCTCTGAATTCATAAAAGAGATTGAGGGTTATGAAGTATGTTCACATGTCAACGAGGTTTACTCATATTTTAGCAACAACTTATTTCAACACATTTTTTGGGATTATTTTTTACATGAATTGTTAAGTAAGAAAGctattattatttgatatagaGACTAAACTATTCAAACGTGCACACTAAGTCACTAACTTAGGTCGGCCATAaatattactataaataaatattactaacATGAACATTCTAACCAATGTGACATGACATTGAACCTATTATGATCAACATGTATACATAGAAAAAAGTCAAAAACCACTAAATAGTCTGAATTGAATAAATGAAAAGATACAGAAAGAAACATGTTATTCAAAAAGTtttcattttgatttaaaaGTTTTATGCCACCACAAGGGGATTTTTGAATGGTATACTAGCAGGGTGGTATAGGATCCCATCCAATTAAGTACCAACCACCAAATTTGATTGAATTGAATTCAATACGCCATAATTTATGTGatcaaatataattattgaaaataatgcTGCAATAAACAAAGTCCTGGTCCTACAAACCCCACATGTGGTTGATCATTGCTTCCATTTAGCACTTCGATGCTAACATCAACATGTGTGATGTGTGGAgttcaaaattctgtttggttGAGACCCTATCCTAAGGACTTGATATTTCCTCTTAATTTGTAAGATATAAAAGAGAATGGCTActttaaaaagtttaattttgatttattgttagtctaaaaaatgtaattaattttttatttaaaacttaaccttgtattaaaaaacttttaatCTTGGATTGtcgaaaattaatttaacttttcaagtaatttaaatactttgtggttttacttttaattagaaatatatcattagtttgtattttaaaacatatatttagaATAATGAGCAAATATGACAATTTTGCAAATTATgactaaaaaaaacaaaaacaaacattttcATAATCAAACCCACCgtcctaaaaaaataaaaattaaaacacacaTGAAGGTTTTGTCATTGTTCTATTCTATCATAGTTCATAGTTGTGTGGAGATCTGCATCAGACACGAATGAGATTTGAGGGGTGGGATGCGACATTGGATGAGGAAATAGTTGTTTATTCCTACGCATTTTTGTGGCCACgttaaattattaatcatattCACTGTTTTCTGGCCACGATTTTTTAATTCTACGTGATTTTCATAGTACTATTTTGTTAAAGTTCAGATTAATTAAAATCTTTcttaacatttattaatttttgacaaaatataattactCTTGTAATAATGAGGTATGTCTATACctaattattattcttatacTTTTTCTCTACGCATACTATTCTTATACATATCCAGATCTTTTATGAACTTTACCAAATTGAAATTTCGTTAGCAAAACCACTAATTAAAGACAAATATTCTCTGTATATTATAATTCATATAGTTTTGATTAAACTCATTTAACGATATTGGACGAGAGgaaatgaataataatataaatttaatttatatacttcttataatttttatattgtctgttaattacaaatattaaatttttagatatTCAATTTATACCAAAATCatctttaaaatcattttatgaaTAGTTGTAATGAACTGGGATAGTGTTGATTGTGTAAAATTCTTTAGTGCatactaattaaattataataatatttaaaagataatcTTATAGGAGtatataatttagtaattttatatataatttgcaAAATTATTGAACtcttaaacttttttta
It includes:
- the LOC101491600 gene encoding uncharacterized protein translates to MKGGALLLQLWNPPPRFHTLSLPSLSSPLPLSISATQQQQLLTAKERRQLRNERRESSNWREEVEDKLIKKTKKENKSWMDELNLDNLMKLGPQWWVVRVSRVKGHYTAEVLARSLAKFFPDMDFKVYAPAIHEKRRLKNGSYSVKPKPLFPGCIFLRCALNKPLHDYIREYDGVGGFIGSKVGNTKRQINKPRPVSEEDMEAIFRQAKEQQENADKLFEEEEKNAVLNSGKSNKELELDVSKTIVDSKPKRGSRKTSIQATVTEATPSKPDYKLLVAGSTVRIISGSFSGFAGTLKKLNRRSKMATVHLTIFGKENIVDLDVSEIAPETNESL